One genomic region from Pigmentibacter ruber encodes:
- a CDS encoding M20/M25/M40 family metallo-hydrolase has protein sequence MTNNPHIHSKNCGCKNEKGEPLFITAPSSSTLKAIEYSEKNIAKEYEELKKLVKIPSVSLQGFDPKEVKLSAEATAECLQTAGLENVEILHLNNDVHPYVYAEWLHKPDAPTLLLYAHHDVQPPGREEKWNSNPFIPTERNGRLFGRGTADDKAGIIAHTAAISAYLKTIGELPVNVKVIIEGEEEIGSNNLGQFVRTHKEKLKADSIIVTDCANVDSGIPSITTALRGLVAVDIEVSALDHPVHSGLWGGILPDPVFALTQILSTLMDEKGNIKVKGILDELKILTELEKENFAKLKMENIARGATGLLNGLPFTAKETEFAEKLWRYPSLSINAIQSGSKKLVSNIIQDSAWARVSIRIVPNMNPQDILQKLTKHIESVCPPGFRLKVTPESASNWWSISNPNEEVYQIAARSLEKAYKHTTQFIGCGASIPFVQPLTEAFGGIPAILVGVEDPYTNAHSENESLLLSDFQKSIQGQIYMLADLAKFKKV, from the coding sequence ATGACAAATAATCCTCATATCCATTCAAAAAATTGTGGTTGTAAAAATGAAAAAGGCGAGCCTCTATTTATAACAGCACCGAGTTCTTCTACATTAAAAGCCATTGAATATAGCGAAAAAAATATTGCAAAAGAATATGAAGAATTAAAAAAACTTGTAAAAATACCTAGCGTAAGTTTACAGGGGTTTGATCCCAAAGAAGTAAAGCTTAGTGCAGAGGCAACCGCTGAATGCTTACAAACAGCAGGCTTAGAAAATGTTGAAATTTTACATTTAAATAATGATGTTCACCCTTACGTTTATGCAGAATGGTTGCATAAACCAGACGCTCCAACTTTATTATTATATGCTCATCATGACGTACAACCACCAGGGCGTGAAGAAAAATGGAATTCAAACCCATTTATTCCTACAGAAAGAAATGGTCGACTCTTTGGTCGGGGAACTGCAGATGATAAAGCAGGCATTATTGCACATACAGCCGCTATTTCAGCTTATTTAAAAACAATAGGCGAACTTCCTGTTAATGTAAAAGTTATCATTGAGGGAGAAGAAGAAATAGGTAGTAATAATCTGGGACAATTTGTACGAACGCATAAAGAAAAATTAAAAGCAGATAGCATTATCGTAACAGATTGCGCAAATGTTGACTCAGGAATTCCAAGCATTACAACTGCTCTAAGAGGACTTGTAGCTGTTGATATTGAAGTTTCAGCTTTAGATCATCCTGTGCATTCAGGATTGTGGGGAGGAATTTTACCTGATCCTGTTTTTGCCCTAACACAAATTTTATCTACTTTGATGGATGAAAAAGGTAACATCAAAGTCAAGGGTATTTTAGACGAACTAAAAATTTTAACTGAATTAGAAAAAGAAAATTTTGCAAAATTAAAAATGGAAAATATAGCTCGCGGAGCAACTGGATTGCTAAATGGACTTCCCTTTACAGCGAAAGAAACTGAATTTGCTGAAAAGTTGTGGAGATATCCATCTTTAAGCATTAATGCAATTCAAAGTGGTTCTAAAAAACTAGTAAGTAACATCATCCAAGACTCAGCATGGGCTCGTGTCTCTATTCGAATTGTACCAAATATGAATCCGCAAGATATTTTGCAAAAACTAACTAAACATATTGAAAGTGTATGCCCCCCTGGATTCAGGTTAAAAGTAACACCAGAATCCGCAAGTAATTGGTGGTCAATATCAAACCCAAATGAAGAAGTTTATCAAATTGCAGCTCGTTCTTTAGAAAAAGCTTACAAACATACAACACAATTTATAGGCTGCGGCGCAAGTATACCGTTTGTACAACCACTAACTGAAGCTTTTGGCGGAATTCCTGCTATCTTAGTTGGTGTTGAAGATCCCTATACCAATGCTCATTCAGAAAATGAAAGTTTGTTACTTAGCGATTTTCAAAAATCAATCCAAGGCCAAATATATATGTTAGCAGATTTAGCTAAATTTAAAAAAGTATAA
- a CDS encoding J domain-containing protein has protein sequence MDIDFIDDDSFQSKKQEAELKQQKKLAKQERLARKKDLILNIQNLLKTNSSNDSYNFENCLLNAEKYKCGSKDWALAILNLQAPVNLKEIKEKYILLAQILHPDKNSQNNPEAMKYLNEAWQILKKNI, from the coding sequence ATGGATATTGATTTTATTGACGATGACTCTTTTCAATCTAAAAAACAAGAGGCTGAATTAAAGCAGCAAAAAAAATTAGCAAAGCAAGAAAGACTCGCAAGAAAAAAAGATCTAATTTTAAATATACAAAATCTTCTAAAAACTAATTCATCAAATGATTCTTATAACTTTGAGAATTGTTTACTTAATGCAGAAAAATATAAATGTGGAAGCAAAGATTGGGCTTTAGCTATTTTAAATCTTCAAGCACCTGTTAATTTAAAAGAAATCAAGGAAAAATACATATTATTAGCACAAATTTTACACCCAGATAAAAACAGCCAAAATAATCCTGAAGCAATGAAATATTTAAATGAAGCTTGGCAAATATTAAAAAAAAATATATAA
- the ccsA gene encoding cytochrome c biogenesis protein CcsA: protein MQRLIFQDNLMDNIFLLEAISRISMSVLFGLALLGFGYTLSLKAREKKHYNKFHYVARIFFILGSVFTVIYSTLEFILPINTITTQVYTSICLVLSIAVIIVDRGKEGLPAFSFLVGALIFLITTLTPFLDPKPLYRAESLDWLVYFHIGTASLGEAIFVAAFCASLLYLREYRKLKQRKIDKNPSAASLSGLEKLMERSSLIGLTFITFSLFSGLALIFIGKEAVQVGLIKILWAFLVWGWYVMTIFGRSRWGWRGRKGAKLAIFGMILLILGLFGTIWQYF from the coding sequence ATGCAACGCTTGATATTTCAAGACAACTTGATGGATAACATATTTCTATTAGAAGCAATTTCTCGTATCTCAATGAGCGTATTATTTGGTTTAGCATTATTGGGGTTTGGTTATACGTTAAGTTTAAAAGCTAGAGAAAAAAAGCACTATAATAAGTTCCACTATGTGGCAAGGATTTTCTTTATTCTTGGGAGTGTTTTTACAGTTATATATTCTACTTTAGAGTTCATATTACCAATAAATACAATTACAACACAAGTATATACTTCCATTTGTTTAGTTCTTTCTATTGCCGTCATTATTGTTGATAGAGGCAAAGAAGGATTACCTGCTTTTTCTTTTTTAGTTGGCGCATTAATTTTTTTAATCACAACACTAACTCCATTTTTAGATCCCAAACCATTATATAGAGCTGAATCATTAGACTGGTTAGTTTATTTTCATATTGGCACAGCATCTCTTGGTGAAGCCATTTTTGTAGCTGCATTTTGTGCTTCATTACTCTATCTAAGAGAATATCGAAAATTAAAGCAACGAAAAATAGATAAAAATCCTTCAGCAGCAAGTCTTTCTGGCTTAGAAAAATTGATGGAGCGCTCTTCGCTCATTGGACTTACTTTTATTACTTTTAGTTTATTCTCAGGTCTAGCCTTGATTTTCATTGGCAAAGAAGCTGTTCAAGTTGGATTAATTAAAATTTTATGGGCATTTTTAGTTTGGGGGTGGTATGTCATGACCATCTTTGGACGCAGTCGTTGGGGTTGGCGTGGGAGAAAAGGTGCTAAATTGGCAATTTTTGGCATGATCCTGCTTATTTTGGGATTATTTGGTACAATTTGGCAGTACTTTTGA
- a CDS encoding asparaginase, whose protein sequence is MRKKVLIIHTGGTFAMVLGSGQTATKQHSSNLLENLLQQIPELASLAEIDLKVICNIDSSDVTIDIWKLLAKTIFESWSQCDGFVVVHGTDTMAWTASALAFFLGGLTKPVVFTGAQRPLTALRSDARMNMIDAVELATHGIPEVMICFDSKVHRATRATKYSNEHLYAYKSYNSPKIGSFGVNIKLNKKVLNSILPEAKRHAPSINSEINGNITSLMCVPGAIPSLTFIDGLLSSTEGIIIQGFGAGNLPISGKIWLELFERALDRKIPIVISTQCESGSVDLQLYENGRRFAALGGISALDMTFEAASVKLMIMLGRKIPFEKRQSFFATPLAFECQSIDSIPSI, encoded by the coding sequence ATGAGAAAAAAAGTTTTAATAATCCACACAGGTGGGACTTTTGCAATGGTTTTAGGCAGCGGTCAAACCGCTACAAAACAACATTCGTCGAATCTTCTTGAAAATTTGTTACAACAAATACCTGAGTTAGCTTCGTTAGCAGAGATAGACTTAAAGGTTATTTGTAATATTGATTCTTCAGATGTAACAATAGATATTTGGAAATTATTAGCTAAAACTATTTTTGAAAGTTGGTCTCAATGTGATGGATTTGTCGTTGTACATGGAACGGATACTATGGCATGGACTGCATCTGCACTTGCATTTTTTCTTGGAGGATTAACTAAACCCGTTGTATTTACGGGAGCACAACGTCCGCTTACGGCTTTGCGCAGTGATGCTCGGATGAACATGATCGATGCCGTTGAATTAGCGACCCATGGAATTCCGGAAGTAATGATATGTTTTGATAGTAAAGTGCATAGAGCAACCCGTGCTACAAAATATAGTAATGAACATTTATATGCATATAAAAGCTATAATTCTCCAAAAATAGGAAGCTTTGGAGTAAATATCAAGTTAAACAAAAAGGTTCTTAACTCTATATTACCTGAGGCAAAACGGCATGCACCTAGTATTAATTCTGAAATAAATGGAAATATAACTTCTTTAATGTGTGTACCAGGGGCTATTCCTTCTTTAACTTTTATTGATGGACTCTTATCTTCTACAGAAGGTATTATTATCCAAGGGTTTGGAGCAGGAAACCTTCCTATTTCAGGAAAAATTTGGTTAGAACTATTTGAAAGAGCATTGGACAGAAAAATACCAATTGTTATTTCTACGCAATGTGAATCGGGAAGCGTTGATTTGCAGTTGTATGAAAATGGAAGACGGTTCGCAGCTTTGGGAGGAATTTCTGCTTTAGATATGACATTTGAAGCTGCTAGTGTAAAATTGATGATTATGCTTGGACGAAAAATTCCATTTGAGAAAAGACAATCTTTCTTTGCAACACCGCTTGCATTTGAATGCCAAAGTATTGATTCTATTCCAAGTATTTAA
- the hemA gene encoding glutamyl-tRNA reductase, which yields MVNPHFFTYCAVHYKTCPVELREAWAYIGTPQKMSEVWKDLFPSTQMEFVIISTCNRYDVCFFGNVTIQQINQVYFKLYSEYLIEKKEYFKNLSSNYLINYLQFFYDLDALRHLFKVTASLNSLVVGEPQILGQVKEAYLTAVELGLAHNLAGPIFNRCFRVAKKIRTETEIGRNGISIGHAAIDIIARIFDNIIDKKILIIGAGEMARITAQHLLFSQAKNVFIANRTFVNAEKLAMDLGKAWPLDLESALEKIDEYDICIAAAGGSQYLLEKKHLKKYSKKRYGKLSVMVDISVPRKIEPSISEIENLFLFNVDDLDSVMEKNRESRLLAASHAEKIIENEIQDYIFTEIQKQNLANVGKFHSWVKNVVDYEVNRYLKEINNGKKVTPKIISEAIAKKMVSIPALLAKNNIKIESETETVGDLLEFLFKLSEQPLLPGNFNKDENILKFPLKNKIQENK from the coding sequence ATGGTAAATCCACATTTTTTTACCTATTGCGCTGTACATTATAAAACTTGTCCGGTTGAATTAAGAGAAGCCTGGGCATATATTGGTACCCCGCAAAAAATGAGTGAAGTTTGGAAAGATTTATTCCCTTCTACACAAATGGAATTTGTCATTATAAGTACTTGCAATAGATACGATGTTTGTTTTTTTGGCAATGTTACCATTCAACAAATAAATCAAGTGTATTTTAAGCTTTATTCTGAATATTTAATAGAAAAAAAAGAATATTTCAAAAATTTATCATCTAATTATTTAATAAATTATTTACAGTTTTTTTATGACTTAGATGCATTACGCCATCTTTTTAAAGTTACAGCAAGTTTAAACTCTTTGGTTGTTGGGGAACCTCAAATTTTAGGACAGGTAAAAGAAGCATATTTAACAGCTGTCGAATTAGGTCTGGCACATAACCTAGCAGGACCAATATTTAATAGATGTTTTAGAGTTGCTAAAAAAATTAGAACTGAAACTGAGATCGGTAGAAATGGAATTTCTATTGGACATGCAGCAATTGATATTATTGCTAGAATTTTTGATAATATTATAGACAAAAAAATATTAATTATTGGTGCAGGAGAAATGGCTAGAATTACTGCACAACATTTACTCTTTTCGCAAGCTAAAAATGTATTTATTGCAAATAGAACATTTGTTAATGCTGAAAAATTAGCTATGGATTTAGGAAAAGCTTGGCCATTAGATTTAGAAAGTGCATTAGAAAAAATAGATGAATACGATATTTGTATTGCTGCAGCAGGTGGTAGTCAATATCTTTTAGAAAAGAAACATCTGAAGAAATATTCTAAAAAAAGATATGGAAAATTATCTGTTATGGTTGACATTAGTGTTCCAAGAAAAATTGAACCTTCAATTTCTGAAATTGAAAATTTGTTTTTGTTTAATGTAGACGATCTCGATTCAGTTATGGAAAAAAATAGAGAGTCTAGATTATTAGCCGCTAGTCACGCTGAGAAAATAATAGAAAATGAAATTCAAGACTATATTTTTACTGAAATTCAAAAACAAAATTTAGCAAATGTTGGAAAGTTTCATAGTTGGGTTAAGAATGTTGTAGATTATGAAGTAAATAGGTATTTAAAAGAAATTAATAATGGTAAAAAGGTAACGCCAAAAATAATTTCTGAGGCAATTGCTAAAAAAATGGTTTCTATCCCCGCTTTGTTGGCCAAAAATAATATAAAAATAGAATCTGAAACAGAGACTGTAGGTGATTTACTAGAATTTCTTTTTAAACTATCAGAACAACCTTTATTGCCAGGTAATTTTAATAAAGATGAAAATATTTTAAAATTTCCTCTTAAAAACAAAATACAAGAAAATAAATAA
- a CDS encoding hydroxymethylbilane synthase: MLQEFKIATRKSPLALWQAETVQKLLNNLGVSIGLLPLTTTGDKLQKTQLSNIQLGESNNPHLATGKGLFIKEIQEAIINNNAHIAVHSMKDLPVTQTKNLSVVSLLPRAGKHDVLVLSPIILAELTKIDPSFSLEQEVDYLKLKKVLLQCASFSKLPIGTTSARRQMLLKKHLSPNLNIQVLRGNVDTRLSRLNNNEFSAIILAEAGLQRLNLFDKRKMFLLPISLFIPAPAQGVVAVELKDETNSFLFSQVLKISHSSTVIEAGLERLSLYLLGGDCHSAVGACFEKDKLYIICERNGKIREAVMIVPSSLTSILEALLKDSDFQFSLFFEKLSQSSIAGELKEFLIRNDFSAVADL; this comes from the coding sequence ATGCTTCAGGAATTTAAAATAGCAACAAGAAAAAGTCCATTAGCTTTATGGCAAGCCGAAACAGTTCAGAAATTATTAAATAATTTAGGAGTTTCTATTGGTTTATTACCATTAACTACGACTGGTGATAAGTTACAAAAAACACAACTTTCAAATATTCAGTTAGGAGAAAGTAACAATCCACATTTAGCTACTGGTAAGGGATTATTTATAAAAGAAATTCAGGAAGCAATTATAAATAATAACGCACATATTGCTGTTCATAGTATGAAAGATCTTCCTGTAACACAAACAAAAAATCTTTCAGTAGTTTCTTTGCTTCCTCGTGCAGGAAAACATGATGTCTTAGTTTTATCTCCTATAATTCTAGCAGAGTTGACAAAAATTGATCCTTCTTTTTCTCTTGAACAAGAGGTAGATTATCTCAAATTAAAAAAAGTCTTATTACAATGTGCATCTTTTTCTAAATTACCAATTGGAACAACAAGTGCTAGAAGACAAATGTTATTGAAAAAACACTTGTCACCAAATTTAAATATTCAGGTTTTACGTGGAAATGTAGATACTCGTTTATCAAGGTTAAATAATAATGAGTTTTCAGCTATTATTTTAGCTGAAGCAGGATTGCAAAGATTGAACTTGTTTGATAAAAGGAAGATGTTTTTACTTCCTATTTCTTTATTTATCCCTGCACCAGCACAAGGTGTTGTGGCGGTTGAATTAAAAGATGAGACCAATAGTTTTTTATTCTCACAAGTTTTAAAAATATCTCACTCTAGTACAGTAATTGAAGCTGGGCTTGAAAGATTGTCCTTGTATCTACTGGGTGGAGACTGTCATTCTGCAGTTGGAGCTTGTTTCGAAAAGGATAAATTATACATTATCTGTGAAAGAAATGGTAAAATACGTGAAGCTGTTATGATAGTGCCATCTTCACTTACTTCTATCTTAGAAGCTCTTTTAAAAGATTCAGATTTTCAATTTTCTTTGTTTTTTGAGAAATTAAGTCAATCTTCTATCGCTGGTGAATTGAAAGAATTTCTAATAAGAAATGATTTTTCAGCTGTTGCTGATTTATAA
- a CDS encoding uroporphyrinogen-III synthase codes for MQSIREKIQIECGILGDKPTRKDSFFFPVLKLKPLEFNFSFKDTESFGICFTSKNAVDFFLQKFQSNIDLNKFLSNCFCIGAVGEKTAEYVKAIFPSALLKLTKNIIYPKDELGLKNLLYELNKITLKNRNIYIFTGLSGKTSQIISENEKYLKLNLYSVPVYDTTEIDNNLCIKLLNEIIGEKKVSDADLIFYAKSGQVINSTIKILMSYFEISLVDNLPASIFFIPWEKSAKNVLNELKLIDRDIS; via the coding sequence ATGCAAAGTATTCGGGAAAAAATTCAGATTGAGTGTGGTATTTTAGGAGATAAGCCCACAAGAAAAGACTCATTTTTTTTTCCTGTATTAAAATTAAAACCACTTGAATTTAATTTCTCCTTTAAAGATACTGAATCTTTTGGAATTTGTTTTACTAGTAAAAATGCAGTTGATTTTTTTCTTCAAAAATTTCAAAGTAACATTGATTTAAATAAATTCTTATCTAATTGTTTTTGCATTGGTGCTGTTGGAGAAAAAACAGCAGAATATGTTAAAGCTATATTTCCATCAGCACTTTTGAAGCTCACTAAAAATATTATTTATCCTAAAGACGAATTAGGTTTAAAAAATTTATTATATGAATTAAATAAAATTACTTTAAAAAATAGAAACATTTATATATTTACGGGATTATCCGGAAAAACATCACAAATAATTTCTGAAAATGAAAAATATTTAAAATTGAATCTTTATAGTGTACCTGTCTATGATACAACAGAAATTGATAATAATTTATGTATAAAATTATTAAATGAAATAATTGGGGAAAAAAAAGTTTCAGATGCTGATCTCATTTTTTATGCAAAGTCAGGGCAAGTTATTAATTCTACAATAAAAATTTTGATGTCTTACTTTGAAATTTCCTTGGTTGATAACTTACCAGCTTCTATTTTTTTTATCCCTTGGGAAAAATCGGCGAAAAATGTTTTAAATGAGTTAAAATTAATTGACAGAGATATCTCTTAA
- a CDS encoding BolA family protein — translation MLSHEVKQRIESGIPNTLCSVNEFSGGTDHYSVVVVSNSFEGLSSLKRHRMIMDLFKEEMETGEVHALTIKAFTQAQWENEKK, via the coding sequence GTGTTAAGTCATGAAGTAAAGCAAAGAATTGAAAGTGGAATTCCAAATACTCTTTGCTCAGTAAACGAATTTTCAGGCGGTACGGATCACTATTCTGTAGTAGTAGTTTCTAACTCATTTGAAGGGTTGTCTTCTTTAAAGCGACATCGCATGATAATGGATCTTTTCAAAGAGGAAATGGAGACGGGCGAAGTACATGCTCTTACCATAAAAGCCTTTACCCAAGCACAATGGGAAAATGAAAAAAAATAA
- the grxD gene encoding Grx4 family monothiol glutaredoxin, with protein sequence MDWKEKIEKDIKENEIMVYMRGTPDAPRCGFSAKVIRTLAQLGKPYHANDMDSDPALWQTLKEMNNWPTSPQIFIKGEFIGGCDIFVEMYQSGELHEKLGIQK encoded by the coding sequence ATGGATTGGAAAGAAAAAATTGAAAAAGACATCAAAGAAAACGAAATCATGGTGTATATGCGCGGCACTCCAGACGCACCACGTTGTGGTTTTTCAGCAAAAGTAATTAGAACATTAGCTCAACTTGGTAAACCCTATCATGCAAATGATATGGATAGTGATCCTGCTCTTTGGCAAACATTAAAGGAAATGAATAACTGGCCAACTTCACCACAAATTTTTATCAAGGGCGAATTTATTGGGGGATGTGATATATTTGTGGAAATGTATCAGTCTGGTGAATTGCATGAAAAACTTGGCATTCAAAAGTAA
- a CDS encoding TIGR01777 family oxidoreductase has product MQHHSFSRSSTLPVSCEEAFQWHEREGAFLRLLPPWMPAELLEKKGTIKNGDSLTVKTKVGIIPITFQALHQNYIQNKQFEDIQLKGPFAFYKHLHKFDKIEDKKCKLTDQIDFSLPIGIISNFLGHSFVEEKLNKLFSYRHRTLKYDLYLHGKYSQKKLKILVTGSSGLVGSTLIPFLTSGGHQVIKLVRRNMEIDDTEKQNFAVWNSEKGEFINPERLENLDAVVHLAGENIASQKWSEQRKQQLINSRIHFTTALCQALSKQLKNKPKTFISASGIGIFGSRDYDDILHEDSKLGEGFLANLARDWEQAAKTANESGIRVVHLRFGTILSLSGGVLKKMYTPYRLCLGGPFGTGRQMMSWISIIDVLGLILFSITNDKVTGAVNSVSPHAVTNAQFSELLAQSLDRPSSLRIPELFVESLFGEMGRELLLSGQHAKPTKALKNGYEFIHSQLHDAFAYCLGG; this is encoded by the coding sequence ATGCAACATCATTCTTTTTCGCGAAGTTCTACACTGCCTGTTTCCTGTGAAGAAGCCTTTCAATGGCATGAAAGAGAAGGTGCTTTTTTAAGATTGTTACCTCCTTGGATGCCAGCGGAATTACTTGAAAAGAAAGGAACTATTAAAAATGGTGACTCTTTAACAGTTAAAACCAAAGTAGGAATTATACCAATCACATTTCAAGCACTACATCAAAATTATATACAAAATAAACAATTTGAAGACATTCAATTAAAAGGTCCTTTTGCTTTTTATAAACATCTTCATAAGTTTGATAAAATTGAAGATAAAAAATGTAAATTAACGGATCAAATAGATTTTAGTTTGCCAATTGGGATAATTTCAAATTTTCTTGGACATTCATTTGTAGAAGAAAAATTAAATAAATTGTTTAGTTATCGTCATAGAACGCTAAAATATGATTTGTATTTACATGGAAAATATTCGCAAAAAAAATTAAAAATTTTAGTAACTGGTTCATCCGGATTAGTGGGAAGTACTTTAATTCCATTTTTAACTTCAGGCGGCCATCAGGTTATAAAATTGGTTCGTAGGAATATGGAAATTGATGATACTGAAAAACAAAATTTTGCTGTTTGGAATAGTGAAAAAGGTGAATTTATAAACCCTGAAAGGTTAGAAAATTTGGATGCTGTAGTGCATTTGGCAGGAGAAAATATCGCATCACAAAAATGGAGTGAACAACGCAAGCAGCAATTAATCAATAGCCGAATTCATTTTACGACAGCTTTATGTCAGGCTTTAAGTAAACAATTAAAAAACAAACCTAAAACATTTATTTCTGCATCTGGAATAGGGATATTTGGTAGCAGAGATTATGATGACATTTTACATGAAGATTCCAAACTTGGCGAAGGTTTTTTAGCAAATTTGGCAAGAGATTGGGAACAGGCAGCTAAAACTGCAAATGAGTCAGGAATACGGGTTGTACATTTGCGCTTTGGAACTATTTTATCCTTATCAGGAGGAGTATTAAAGAAAATGTATACTCCTTATCGATTATGCTTGGGTGGTCCATTTGGTACCGGTAGACAAATGATGTCTTGGATTTCTATTATTGATGTACTTGGACTTATTTTATTTTCCATAACCAATGATAAAGTAACTGGAGCGGTCAATTCAGTTTCTCCGCATGCTGTTACCAATGCGCAATTTTCTGAATTACTAGCGCAATCGTTAGATAGACCTAGCTCATTACGTATTCCAGAGCTTTTTGTTGAATCTTTATTTGGTGAAATGGGGCGGGAATTACTGTTATCTGGGCAACATGCAAAACCAACTAAAGCTCTTAAAAATGGTTATGAATTTATCCATTCACAACTACACGACGCTTTTGCTTATTGTTTAGGCGGATAA